The following proteins come from a genomic window of Ferrovibrio sp. MS7:
- a CDS encoding DMT family transporter codes for MNPAPKAGSGLAIAGLVLTSLLWGGMIPMTHALATEVFDPFFLALIRYLLPAGPMFLLCLIVDRHSPFAGPLPRQPLVRLGAMMACFSLMFTFGIMLSDPISSAIVISCGPLIATVLSKLLYRVPLARGFGMALLAAVVGGALVAVDAVRPRAEASGGTPYLGELLLIGAQLSWTLYSLKAQEWLAPSGWSQLRISFLTSLAGAGFIIVAFVIINLLSPGRLPTEWPSAGTWFMLAWMALGGAGAAIVLWNYGVSYVGVPVASLYGNLAPVFSVLVAALFFGAAVSPQQIIGGGVILAGILRMQWLRLRPG; via the coding sequence GTGAACCCAGCGCCAAAAGCGGGCAGCGGCCTGGCCATTGCCGGCCTGGTGCTCACGTCGCTCCTGTGGGGCGGCATGATCCCGATGACCCATGCGCTGGCAACGGAAGTCTTCGATCCGTTCTTCCTGGCGCTGATCCGCTATCTGCTGCCGGCCGGGCCGATGTTCCTGCTGTGCCTCATCGTTGACCGCCATTCGCCCTTTGCCGGCCCGCTGCCGCGCCAGCCTTTGGTGCGGCTCGGCGCCATGATGGCCTGCTTCTCGCTGATGTTCACTTTCGGCATCATGCTGTCGGACCCGATCAGTTCCGCCATCGTGATCTCTTGCGGCCCGCTGATCGCCACCGTCTTGAGCAAGCTGCTCTACCGTGTGCCGCTGGCGCGCGGCTTCGGCATGGCCCTGCTGGCGGCGGTGGTCGGCGGCGCCCTGGTGGCGGTGGATGCGGTGCGGCCGCGTGCGGAAGCCAGCGGCGGCACGCCGTATCTTGGTGAATTGCTGCTGATCGGCGCCCAGCTAAGCTGGACGCTCTATTCGCTGAAAGCCCAGGAATGGCTGGCGCCCTCGGGCTGGAGCCAGCTCCGCATCAGCTTCCTCACCTCGCTGGCCGGCGCCGGCTTCATCATCGTCGCTTTCGTCATCATCAACCTGCTGTCGCCGGGCCGGCTGCCGACCGAGTGGCCGAGCGCCGGCACCTGGTTCATGCTGGCCTGGATGGCGCTGGGCGGGGCAGGGGCGGCCATCGTGCTGTGGAATTACGGCGTCAGCTATGTCGGCGTGCCGGTGGCATCGCTCTATGGCAATCTGGCACCGGTCTTCTCGGTGCTAGTGGCGGCCTTGTTCTTCGGCGCTGCCGTGTCGCCGCAGCAGATCATCGGCGGCGGGGTGATCCTGGCCGGCATCCTGCGCATGCAATGGCTGCGGCTCAGGCCGGGTTGA
- a CDS encoding acyl-CoA dehydrogenase family protein, translating to MLSQDQSMIRDMARDFARDRLAPGAQERDRSAKPPLELLREMGGLGLLGMGVPEEWGGAGADFVSYVLALEEIAAADGAVSTIMSVNNSPVCAAILRYGNEQQKRDFLQPLARGEWIGAFCLTEPQAGSDAANLKTKARRQGSDWVISGTKQFITSGSIAKAALIFAVTDAAAGKRGISCFLVRTDLPGFKVASIESKLGQKCSDTCQLVFEDMVVPGDALLGAEGEGYRIALANLESGRIGIAAQSVGMARAAFEAALAYAGQRQAFGTAIINHQAVGFRLADMATRIEAARLMVHNAARLKDAGQPCLKEASMAKLFASEMAEQVCSESIQIHGGYGYLADFPVERIYRDVRVCQIYEGTSDVQRLVISRSLAGSG from the coding sequence ATGCTGAGCCAGGACCAGAGCATGATCCGCGACATGGCGCGCGATTTCGCCCGCGACCGCCTGGCGCCGGGGGCGCAGGAACGTGACCGCAGCGCCAAGCCGCCGCTGGAACTGCTGCGCGAGATGGGCGGGCTTGGCCTGCTCGGCATGGGCGTGCCGGAGGAATGGGGCGGGGCGGGAGCCGATTTCGTCAGCTATGTGCTGGCGCTGGAGGAAATCGCCGCCGCCGATGGCGCCGTCAGCACGATCATGTCTGTCAATAATAGCCCTGTATGTGCAGCGATCCTGCGCTATGGCAACGAACAGCAGAAGCGCGACTTCCTGCAGCCGCTGGCGCGCGGCGAATGGATCGGCGCCTTCTGCCTCACCGAGCCGCAGGCCGGCTCGGATGCCGCCAACCTCAAGACCAAGGCGCGGCGCCAGGGCAGCGACTGGGTGATCAGCGGCACCAAGCAGTTCATCACCTCTGGCAGTATCGCCAAGGCGGCGCTGATCTTCGCCGTTACCGATGCGGCAGCCGGCAAGCGCGGCATTTCCTGCTTCCTGGTGCGCACCGACCTGCCGGGCTTCAAGGTCGCCAGCATCGAGAGCAAGCTCGGGCAGAAATGCTCCGATACCTGCCAGTTGGTGTTCGAGGATATGGTGGTGCCGGGCGATGCACTGCTCGGCGCCGAGGGCGAGGGCTACCGCATTGCGCTGGCCAATCTGGAATCCGGCCGCATCGGCATCGCGGCGCAGTCGGTGGGCATGGCGCGGGCGGCGTTCGAGGCGGCGCTGGCCTATGCCGGCCAGCGCCAGGCCTTCGGCACCGCGATCATCAACCACCAGGCGGTCGGCTTCCGGCTGGCTGACATGGCGACCCGCATCGAGGCGGCGCGGCTGATGGTGCACAATGCCGCCCGGCTCAAGGATGCCGGCCAGCCCTGCCTGAAAGAAGCCAGCATGGCCAAATTGTTTGCGTCTGAAATGGCCGAACAGGTATGCTCCGAATCGATCCAGATCCATGGCGGTTATGGCTATCTTGCCGATTTCCCGGTGGAGCGAATCTACCGCGACGTGCGGGTGTGCCAGATCTATGAGGGCACCAGCGACGTGCAGCGGCTCGTGATCAGCCGTTCGCTTGCCGGCAGCGGATAA
- a CDS encoding SDR family NAD(P)-dependent oxidoreductase, producing MNDFDLSGKVALVTGGNGGIGLGMAEGLAQAGCDLVIWGGNPEKNAAAEAKLKAYGRRVLVQRCNVVNEAEVEACFAEAVQTMGRIDGCFANAGVSQKRAPMHQLSTEEWKRVLGVNLDGAFYTLRAAARHMVERAKTGDAFGRLVGMASTAGIHGAAGATSYAATKGAMLSVIRALAVEMARYNVTANSILPGWIETEMTAAGVADPRFAGAVLPRIPARRWGQGNDFSGIAVYLMSDGSRYHTGDSFVIDGAYTIF from the coding sequence ATGAACGATTTCGATCTTTCCGGCAAGGTGGCGCTGGTGACGGGCGGCAATGGCGGCATTGGTTTAGGGATGGCCGAGGGCCTGGCGCAGGCCGGCTGCGACCTGGTGATCTGGGGCGGCAACCCGGAGAAGAATGCCGCCGCCGAGGCCAAGCTGAAGGCCTATGGCCGCCGCGTGCTGGTGCAGCGTTGCAACGTGGTCAACGAGGCCGAGGTGGAAGCCTGCTTCGCGGAAGCCGTGCAGACCATGGGCCGCATCGACGGCTGTTTTGCCAATGCCGGCGTCAGCCAGAAGCGTGCGCCGATGCACCAGTTGAGCACCGAGGAATGGAAGCGCGTGCTGGGCGTCAACCTGGACGGCGCCTTCTACACTTTGCGCGCCGCCGCCCGCCATATGGTGGAGCGCGCCAAGACCGGCGATGCCTTCGGCCGCCTGGTCGGCATGGCCTCCACCGCCGGCATCCATGGTGCCGCGGGGGCCACCTCCTATGCCGCCACCAAGGGCGCCATGCTGTCGGTGATCCGCGCCCTGGCCGTGGAAATGGCGCGCTACAATGTCACCGCCAATTCCATCCTGCCGGGCTGGATCGAAACCGAGATGACCGCCGCCGGTGTTGCCGATCCGCGCTTTGCCGGCGCCGTGCTGCCGCGCATCCCGGCGCGGCGCTGGGGCCAGGGCAACGATTTCTCCGGCATCGCGGTGTATCTGATGAGCGACGGCAGCCGCTACCATACCGGCGACAGTTTCGTCATCGACGGCGCCTACACCATCTTCTGA
- a CDS encoding potassium/proton antiporter, producing MSQANNILFIASLLILVSIFAGSASSRFGVPFLLVFLGLGLLAGVDGPGGIDFSDFNLTYSVGSAALAIILFDGGLRTKFTTVKLVAGPALGLATVGVVLTATLVAVATHSITNLGWLESFLVGAIVGSTDAAAVFFLLNVRGMALQKRVSGTLEVESGINDPMAIFLTMACVELLSLGQPPSNMMLLLQFLAQMLGGCLVGAVGGFALVALFNRVPVAGGLYPIVAMAATLLIFSGAHFVLASGYIAVYVAGLVLGNRRHRGAQVVLRFFDGLSWLGQIVMFLLLGLLMTPSEMRPDIVPGVVVAIFLIVVARPLAVALCLLPFRYTLPEIGFISWVGLRGAVPIFLATIPVLFGVPNAGIYVSIAFFCVVASLLLQGWTIGVAARLFGLELPPPVEAPTRTDIDLGNALDRDIASYRVEPNCIAQGYNYAEIPLPRRCRIITVIRDGTVMDRSKLERLEAGDYLLVLAPPEQLFSLDRLFALPDRKRRANVPGDEVFGEFTIPADTLLGSLSAMYGVEVEARHREESLSAYIRRRLRHAAVVGDRVRLGPVELIVREIKGNRITQVGLELEPEEHPVVRRFRQLFRFG from the coding sequence TTGAGCCAGGCCAACAACATACTGTTCATCGCCTCCCTGTTGATCCTGGTCAGCATTTTTGCCGGCTCGGCCTCCAGCCGTTTCGGCGTGCCTTTCCTGCTCGTCTTCCTCGGTCTCGGCCTGCTCGCCGGTGTTGATGGTCCTGGCGGCATTGATTTCAGCGATTTCAACCTGACCTATTCGGTCGGTTCGGCGGCGCTGGCGATCATCCTGTTCGACGGCGGCCTGCGTACCAAATTCACCACCGTGAAACTGGTGGCGGGGCCAGCCCTGGGCCTTGCGACCGTGGGCGTGGTGTTGACTGCCACGCTTGTTGCCGTGGCGACCCACTCGATTACCAATCTCGGCTGGCTGGAATCCTTCCTGGTCGGGGCCATTGTCGGCTCAACCGACGCGGCAGCCGTGTTCTTCCTGCTCAATGTGCGCGGCATGGCCTTGCAGAAGCGCGTCAGCGGCACGCTGGAAGTCGAGTCCGGCATCAACGATCCGATGGCCATCTTCCTCACCATGGCCTGCGTCGAATTGCTCAGCCTGGGCCAGCCGCCGAGCAACATGATGCTGCTGCTGCAGTTCCTGGCGCAGATGCTGGGCGGCTGTCTGGTCGGCGCGGTTGGCGGCTTCGCCCTGGTGGCGCTGTTCAACCGGGTGCCGGTGGCCGGCGGCCTTTATCCCATTGTTGCCATGGCAGCGACGCTGCTGATCTTTTCCGGCGCGCATTTCGTGCTGGCGTCAGGCTATATCGCGGTCTATGTCGCCGGTCTGGTGCTGGGCAACCGGCGTCATCGCGGCGCCCAGGTGGTGCTGCGCTTCTTCGATGGATTGAGCTGGCTCGGCCAGATCGTCATGTTTCTGCTGCTTGGCCTGCTGATGACACCAAGCGAGATGCGGCCCGATATCGTGCCGGGCGTCGTGGTCGCCATTTTCCTGATCGTGGTGGCGCGGCCGCTGGCCGTGGCGCTCTGCCTGCTGCCATTCCGCTACACCTTGCCGGAGATCGGCTTCATCTCCTGGGTCGGCCTGCGCGGCGCGGTGCCGATCTTCCTGGCCACCATCCCGGTGCTGTTCGGTGTGCCAAATGCCGGCATCTATGTCTCCATCGCCTTCTTCTGTGTTGTTGCGTCGCTGCTGCTGCAAGGCTGGACCATTGGCGTGGCGGCGCGGCTGTTCGGCCTGGAATTGCCGCCGCCGGTGGAGGCGCCGACCCGTACCGATATCGACCTCGGCAATGCGCTGGACCGCGATATCGCCAGCTACCGGGTGGAGCCGAACTGTATCGCTCAAGGCTACAACTACGCCGAAATCCCGCTGCCGCGACGCTGCCGTATCATCACGGTGATCCGCGATGGCACAGTGATGGACCGTTCCAAGCTGGAACGGCTGGAAGCCGGCGACTATCTGCTGGTACTGGCGCCGCCTGAGCAGCTTTTCTCGCTCGACCGCCTGTTCGCGCTGCCAGACCGCAAGCGCCGCGCCAATGTGCCGGGCGACGAGGTTTTCGGCGAGTTCACTATTCCAGCGGATACCTTGCTCGGCTCCCTCAGTGCGATGTATGGCGTCGAGGTTGAGGCGCGCCATCGCGAGGAGTCGCTCAGCGCCTATATCCGCCGCCGCCTGCGTCATGCGGCGGTGGTCGGCGACCGCGTGCGGCTCGGGCCGGTGGAGCTGATCGTGCGCGAGATCAAGGGCAATCGCATCACCCAGGTCGGCCTCGAACTGGAGCCGGAGGAGCATCCGGTGGTGCGGCGCTTCAGGCAATTGTTCCGCTTCGGTTAG
- a CDS encoding YnfA family protein, translating into MPTIAAYIGAAFAEIAGCFAFWAWARMHKSALWLLPGVAALVLFAWLLTKVDSDAAGRAYAAYGGVYIAASLLWLWAVEGMRPDRWDIAGSLLCLAGASIILFGPRSA; encoded by the coding sequence ATGCCGACCATCGCCGCCTATATCGGAGCGGCTTTTGCCGAGATCGCCGGCTGCTTCGCCTTCTGGGCCTGGGCGCGGATGCACAAATCCGCGCTCTGGCTACTGCCCGGCGTAGCGGCGCTGGTGCTGTTCGCCTGGCTGCTGACCAAGGTGGACAGCGATGCAGCCGGCCGCGCCTATGCCGCCTATGGCGGCGTCTATATCGCCGCCTCGCTGCTCTGGCTGTGGGCCGTGGAGGGCATGCGGCCGGATCGCTGGGATATCGCCGGCAGCCTGCTCTGCCTCGCCGGCGCCAGCATCATCCTGTTCGGGCCGCGCAGCGCCTGA
- a CDS encoding isovaleryl-CoA dehydrogenase, whose translation MISNSYPTLDFDLGETADMLRQSTRAFVDAELAPRADEIDRTDEFPRDLWPKMGELGLHGITAEEEYGGSGLGYLEHVIAMEEVSRGSASVGLSYGAHSNLCVNQISRNGSPEQKRRYLPKLISGAHLGALAMSEPNAGSDVVSMKLRADKKGDRYILNGSKMWITNGPSADVLVVYAKTDPAAGPRGITAFLIEKGFKGFSIAQKLDKLGMRGSETGELVFQDCEVPEENVLGTVGRGVNVLMSGLDYERAVLAAGPIGIMQAAFDIVVPYVHDRKQFGEPIGTFQLIQAKLADMYTEMNATRAYVYAVAKACDKGKTTRKDAAGAILFAAEKATKAALDAIQILGGNGYINDNATGRLLRDAKLYEIGAGTSEIRRMLIGREIFQETA comes from the coding sequence ATGATCTCCAACAGCTATCCCACCCTGGATTTCGACCTCGGTGAAACCGCCGACATGCTGCGCCAGTCGACCCGCGCCTTTGTCGATGCGGAACTCGCGCCGCGCGCCGACGAAATCGACCGTACCGACGAGTTCCCGCGCGACCTGTGGCCGAAGATGGGTGAACTCGGCCTGCACGGCATCACGGCGGAGGAGGAATATGGCGGCTCCGGCCTCGGCTATCTCGAACACGTCATCGCCATGGAGGAGGTGAGCCGTGGCTCGGCCTCCGTCGGCCTGTCCTATGGCGCTCATTCCAATCTCTGCGTCAACCAGATCAGCCGCAACGGCTCGCCCGAGCAGAAGCGGCGTTACTTGCCGAAACTGATCTCTGGCGCGCATCTCGGCGCCCTGGCGATGAGCGAGCCGAATGCCGGCTCCGACGTGGTGTCGATGAAGCTGCGCGCCGACAAGAAGGGCGACCGCTACATCCTCAACGGCTCGAAGATGTGGATCACCAACGGCCCCAGCGCCGATGTGCTGGTGGTCTATGCCAAGACCGATCCGGCCGCCGGCCCGCGCGGCATCACCGCCTTCCTGATCGAGAAGGGCTTCAAGGGCTTCTCCATCGCGCAGAAGCTGGACAAGCTCGGCATGCGCGGCTCGGAAACCGGCGAGCTGGTGTTCCAGGATTGCGAAGTGCCGGAGGAGAATGTGCTCGGCACGGTCGGTCGTGGCGTCAACGTGCTGATGAGCGGCCTGGATTACGAGCGCGCCGTGCTCGCCGCCGGTCCCATCGGCATCATGCAGGCGGCGTTCGATATCGTGGTGCCCTATGTGCATGACCGCAAACAGTTCGGCGAGCCGATCGGCACCTTCCAGCTTATCCAGGCCAAGCTGGCCGACATGTATACCGAGATGAACGCGACCCGCGCTTACGTGTATGCCGTGGCGAAAGCCTGCGACAAGGGCAAGACCACGCGCAAGGATGCTGCCGGCGCCATTCTCTTTGCCGCCGAGAAGGCGACCAAGGCGGCGCTGGATGCGATCCAGATTCTCGGCGGCAACGGCTATATCAACGACAATGCCACCGGCCGCCTGCTGCGCGATGCCAAGCTCTACGAGATCGGCGCCGGCACGTCTGAAATCCGCCGCATGTTGATCGGCCGTGAAATCTTCCAGGAGACCGCGTGA
- a CDS encoding carboxyl transferase domain-containing protein — translation MSALSTQLDPRSAAFQENAAHMAALVADLKAKVGMIKQGGGEKAREKHLSRGKLLPRDRVRTLLDPGSPFLELSQFAAYDMYGGDIHAAGIITGIGSVMGRECVVICNDATVKGGTYFPMTVKKHLRAQEIARENRLPCIYLVDSGGANLPTWDEVFPDKEHFGRIFYNQANLSADGIPQIAVVMGSCTAGGAYMPAMSDETVIVRNQGTIFLAGPPLVKAATGEVVSAEDLGGADVHSRTSGVTDHYAMNDAHALGIARRIVGNLNSTKQVSGDVRAPKPPRFDPAELYGIIPKESRVPFDVREIIARLVDDSEFDEFKKLYGATLVCGFARIHGYPVGIIANNGILFSESSLKGAHFIELCCQRGIPLLFLQNITGFMVGKKYEAGGIAKDGAKLVTAVSCANVPKFTVIIGGSYGAGNYGMCGRAYSPRMLFMWPNSRISVMGGEQAASVLATVKRDGIEASGGQWSREDEEAFKNPIRAQYDRQGHPYYASARLWDDGIIDPLDTRMMLALGLSAAHNAPFAPTKFGVFRM, via the coding sequence ATGAGCGCGCTCAGCACCCAGCTAGACCCGCGATCCGCCGCGTTTCAGGAGAATGCCGCCCATATGGCAGCGCTGGTCGCCGACCTGAAGGCTAAGGTCGGCATGATCAAGCAAGGCGGTGGCGAGAAGGCCCGCGAGAAGCATCTCTCGCGCGGTAAACTGCTGCCGCGCGACCGCGTGCGCACGTTGCTCGATCCCGGCTCGCCGTTCCTGGAACTCAGCCAGTTCGCCGCCTACGACATGTATGGCGGCGATATCCATGCCGCCGGCATCATCACTGGCATCGGCAGCGTGATGGGCCGCGAATGCGTGGTGATCTGCAACGATGCCACGGTGAAGGGCGGCACCTACTTCCCGATGACGGTGAAGAAGCATCTGCGTGCCCAGGAAATCGCGCGCGAGAACCGGCTGCCCTGCATCTACCTGGTCGATTCCGGCGGCGCCAACCTGCCGACCTGGGACGAGGTGTTCCCCGACAAAGAACATTTCGGCCGAATCTTCTACAATCAGGCCAATCTTTCCGCCGACGGCATTCCGCAGATCGCTGTGGTGATGGGCTCCTGCACGGCTGGCGGCGCCTATATGCCGGCGATGTCGGATGAAACCGTGATCGTGCGCAACCAGGGCACCATCTTTCTCGCCGGCCCGCCGCTGGTGAAGGCAGCCACCGGCGAGGTGGTGTCGGCGGAAGACCTGGGCGGCGCCGATGTGCATTCGCGCACCTCGGGCGTGACCGACCACTACGCCATGAACGATGCCCATGCACTCGGCATCGCGCGCCGCATCGTCGGCAACCTGAATTCCACCAAGCAGGTCTCGGGCGATGTGCGGGCGCCGAAGCCGCCGCGCTTCGATCCAGCTGAACTCTACGGCATCATCCCGAAGGAAAGCCGCGTGCCCTTCGATGTGCGCGAGATCATCGCTCGCCTGGTGGATGATTCCGAATTCGACGAATTCAAGAAGCTCTATGGCGCCACACTGGTCTGCGGCTTCGCCCGTATCCATGGCTACCCGGTCGGCATCATCGCCAATAACGGCATTCTGTTCTCGGAAAGCTCGCTGAAGGGCGCGCATTTCATCGAGCTGTGCTGCCAGCGCGGCATCCCTTTGCTGTTCCTGCAAAACATCACCGGCTTCATGGTCGGCAAGAAATACGAGGCCGGCGGCATCGCCAAGGATGGCGCCAAGCTGGTCACGGCCGTGTCCTGCGCCAATGTGCCAAAATTCACCGTGATCATCGGCGGTTCCTATGGTGCCGGCAATTACGGCATGTGCGGCCGTGCCTACAGCCCGCGCATGCTGTTCATGTGGCCGAATTCGCGCATCTCGGTGATGGGTGGCGAGCAGGCGGCCAGCGTGCTGGCAACCGTGAAGCGCGATGGTATCGAGGCATCCGGCGGCCAGTGGAGTCGCGAGGACGAGGAAGCCTTCAAGAACCCGATCCGCGCCCAGTATGACCGCCAGGGGCATCCCTACTACGCCTCGGCGCGGCTGTGGGACGATGGCATCATCGATCCGCTGGATACCCGCATGATGCTGGCGCTGGGCCTGAGCGCCGCGCATAACGCCCCCTTCGCGCCGACCAAGTTCGGCGTCTTCCGGATGTGA
- a CDS encoding 2-hydroxychromene-2-carboxylate isomerase encodes MAAPLDFYFDFSSPYAYIGAMRIEALAAKHGRSVNWHPMLLGVAFKIAGTQPLTQYPLKGDYSRRDFDRSARELGIPFNMPAIFPLATQAAARAVYWLQQHLPDKTAAFIKAVYTAYFVDGRDISSPDTVVAIAEGLGIDGAALRAGFESAETKAAFKQAVEQAVTERGVFGAPFVFADGEPFWGADRFDMLDRWLSRGGW; translated from the coding sequence ATGGCCGCCCCGCTGGATTTCTATTTCGATTTTTCCTCGCCCTACGCCTATATCGGTGCCATGCGCATCGAGGCGCTGGCGGCGAAGCATGGCCGTAGCGTCAACTGGCATCCGATGCTGCTCGGCGTTGCCTTCAAGATCGCCGGCACCCAGCCGCTGACCCAGTATCCGCTGAAAGGCGATTACTCGCGGCGCGATTTCGACCGCTCGGCGCGTGAACTCGGCATCCCGTTCAACATGCCGGCGATTTTCCCGCTGGCCACCCAGGCGGCGGCGCGCGCTGTATACTGGCTGCAGCAGCATCTGCCGGACAAGACCGCCGCTTTCATCAAGGCGGTCTACACTGCGTATTTCGTCGATGGCCGCGACATCTCTTCGCCCGATACCGTGGTGGCGATTGCCGAAGGGCTGGGCATCGATGGTGCCGCGTTGCGCGCCGGCTTTGAGAGCGCCGAGACCAAGGCGGCGTTCAAGCAGGCGGTGGAGCAGGCGGTGACGGAACGCGGCGTGTTCGGTGCGCCATTCGTGTTTGCCGATGGCGAACCCTTCTGGGGTGCCGACCGCTTCGACATGCTGGACCGCTGGCTGAGCCGTGGCGGCTGGTAG
- a CDS encoding enoyl-CoA hydratase-related protein — translation MSDELVLFDTDARGVAQVTLNRPAVHNCFNDQVIERLLAIFTEIKGRSDIRVVVIRGEGKSFSAGGDLDWMRRSGQQDYATNLAQTLVLAQLFKTLNDLPQATVALVQGNCMAGGTGLVSCSDIAIAVRDTKFALTEVRLGLSPATISPYVVAAIGPRQARRYFLTAERFDGAEAQRIGLVHELAEDVDDLRVRGERVVADLLLGAPGAIADSKLLIREVAYEADVTEDVMQFTARNIADRRASAEGQEGLASFFAKRKPAWTI, via the coding sequence ATGAGCGACGAACTGGTTCTCTTCGATACTGATGCGCGCGGTGTGGCGCAGGTGACGCTCAACCGCCCGGCGGTGCATAACTGTTTCAACGATCAGGTGATCGAGCGCCTGCTGGCGATCTTCACCGAGATCAAGGGCCGCAGCGATATCCGCGTGGTGGTGATCCGTGGCGAGGGCAAGAGCTTCTCGGCCGGCGGTGATCTCGACTGGATGCGCCGCTCCGGCCAGCAGGATTACGCCACCAACCTGGCGCAGACCCTGGTGCTGGCGCAGTTGTTCAAGACGCTGAACGACCTGCCGCAGGCAACTGTGGCGCTGGTGCAGGGCAATTGCATGGCTGGCGGCACCGGCCTGGTCTCCTGCAGCGATATCGCCATCGCCGTGCGCGACACCAAGTTCGCGCTGACCGAAGTGCGGCTGGGCTTGAGCCCGGCCACCATCTCGCCCTATGTGGTGGCGGCCATCGGCCCGCGCCAGGCGCGGCGCTATTTCCTCACCGCCGAGCGGTTCGACGGTGCCGAGGCGCAGCGCATCGGCCTGGTGCATGAACTGGCCGAAGATGTGGACGATCTCAGGGTGCGCGGTGAGCGCGTGGTGGCCGATCTGCTGCTCGGCGCGCCGGGCGCGATTGCGGACAGCAAGCTGCTGATCCGCGAAGTGGCCTATGAGGCCGATGTCACCGAGGACGTGATGCAGTTCACCGCCAGGAATATCGCCGACCGCCGCGCCAGCGCCGAAGGCCAGGAGGGGCTTGCCTCCTTCTTCGCCAAGCGCAAGCCGGCCTGGACGATTTGA